In the genome of Coraliomargarita algicola, one region contains:
- a CDS encoding 1-acyl-sn-glycerol-3-phosphate acyltransferase, producing the protein MSKIEPKLIDLQRVLSGSNCPQLLIQAIAPFVERALGIDGVNRIYADVHAQLDDTENDEAFFMKTLRVMGVHFEVDSQDFERIPKEGPLIVIANHPFGGIDGVVLGALIKGVRQDAKLMGNYLLAEMEGIRGSIIRVDPFGSEASARANLSGMRDAIRLLRSGGCLGAFPAGEVSSLRLKSGAVVDPAWTGHIVNLALKTRAKILPVYFEGRNRYRFSGGWLAASALANRSVSA; encoded by the coding sequence ATGTCAAAAATAGAGCCCAAATTGATTGATTTGCAACGGGTGCTTTCCGGTTCGAATTGTCCGCAGTTGCTGATTCAAGCAATCGCGCCGTTTGTTGAACGTGCGCTGGGGATTGACGGAGTGAATCGCATCTATGCCGATGTGCACGCGCAGTTGGATGATACTGAAAATGACGAAGCGTTTTTCATGAAAACCTTACGTGTGATGGGCGTGCATTTTGAAGTTGATAGTCAGGATTTTGAACGAATCCCGAAAGAGGGCCCATTGATCGTGATTGCTAACCATCCCTTTGGCGGGATTGATGGCGTGGTGTTGGGGGCGCTGATTAAAGGCGTGCGGCAGGACGCTAAGTTGATGGGGAACTATTTACTGGCGGAGATGGAGGGCATTCGAGGCAGTATCATTCGAGTCGATCCCTTTGGGAGTGAGGCTTCGGCACGGGCAAATCTAAGTGGGATGCGTGATGCCATCCGCTTGTTGCGCAGTGGGGGCTGCCTCGGTGCGTTTCCAGCGGGAGAAGTTTCTAGTTTGCGTTTAAAGAGTGGTGCGGTGGTGGACCCTGCGTGGACTGGGCACATTGTGAACCTTGCGCTGAAAACCCGAGCGAAAATACTCCCCGTCTATTTTGAAGGCCGTAATAGGTACCGTTTTTCAGGCGGCTGGCTTGCTGCATCCGCGCTTGCGAACCGCTCTGTTAGCGCGTGA
- a CDS encoding lysophospholipid acyltransferase family protein encodes MKAVIGTVFQAAGLLHPRLRTALLAREFARARGRELRLKVGELIDPKRLETFENKEAATEFLRLKTYTLKDLKKKQSRMRLRLPFRSASAEQAIQPLAPAQLPHRLEQEVEALPAELRLVEHGDFAVYYADSDQIPTVLKEIGRLREETFRAVQEGTGRATDLDEFDTYYLHLFMWNRVEREIVGAYRIGLADEIVREFGKQGLYTSTLFRYRSQFLQRLGPAVELGRSFICIKYQKRHASLALIWRGIGEFIVRHPQYRTLFGPVSITDAYNSISKDLMVHFFREHNFDDEMSQFVKPRKSPKSFKMLKGVSLKHIGESIRSVDSVSAIVSGFEADQKGVPILLRHYLKLNGVLLSFNVDPAFSDVIDGLILVDLCKTDPKVLQRYLGKEGYATFTDFHAKEGSAEVPVSAPG; translated from the coding sequence TTGAAGGCCGTAATAGGTACCGTTTTTCAGGCGGCTGGCTTGCTGCATCCGCGCTTGCGAACCGCTCTGTTAGCGCGTGAGTTTGCGCGTGCCAGAGGGCGGGAGTTGCGGCTTAAAGTTGGTGAGCTGATCGATCCTAAACGTTTGGAGACGTTTGAGAATAAAGAGGCGGCCACGGAGTTTTTACGTTTGAAAACGTATACGCTCAAAGATTTGAAAAAAAAGCAAAGTCGCATGCGACTACGTTTGCCTTTCCGATCCGCCTCTGCCGAGCAGGCGATTCAGCCCTTGGCTCCTGCGCAGTTGCCACATCGTTTGGAGCAAGAGGTCGAAGCCTTGCCCGCGGAGCTGCGTCTAGTCGAGCACGGTGATTTTGCGGTTTATTATGCGGACTCAGATCAGATTCCGACTGTGTTGAAAGAGATTGGACGATTACGTGAAGAAACTTTCAGAGCGGTGCAGGAGGGCACAGGGCGAGCCACCGATCTCGATGAATTTGATACCTATTACCTGCATTTGTTTATGTGGAACCGTGTTGAACGTGAGATCGTAGGCGCGTACCGCATTGGCTTGGCAGACGAGATTGTGCGAGAATTTGGCAAGCAGGGCTTGTATACTTCGACGCTCTTTCGCTATCGGTCCCAGTTTTTGCAAAGGCTGGGGCCGGCGGTTGAATTAGGACGTTCCTTTATCTGTATCAAATACCAGAAGCGCCATGCGTCGCTCGCGCTTATCTGGCGAGGTATCGGCGAGTTTATCGTCAGGCATCCACAATACCGCACTTTATTTGGGCCTGTGAGTATCACCGATGCCTACAATAGTATTTCGAAAGATTTAATGGTGCACTTCTTTCGTGAGCATAATTTCGACGATGAAATGTCGCAGTTTGTGAAGCCGCGCAAGTCGCCAAAGTCGTTTAAAATGTTGAAGGGCGTATCTTTAAAGCACATCGGTGAATCAATTCGATCGGTCGATTCGGTTTCTGCAATTGTCTCGGGCTTTGAGGCGGATCAGAAGGGTGTGCCGATTTTATTGCGTCATTATTTGAAACTCAATGGTGTCTTGCTCAGTTTTAATGTGGACCCGGCCTTTAGTGATGTGATCGACGGACTGATACTGGTGGATCTGTGTAAGACTGACCCGAAAGTTTTGCAGCGGTATTTGGGCAAGGAGGGCTACGCAACTTTTACTGATTTTCATGCAAAGGAGGGCTCGGCAGAGGTGCCTGTGAGCGCGCCGGGCTGA
- a CDS encoding DUF5703 domain-containing protein, whose amino-acid sequence MPHSPLSFLPLKASYNIGACIPLQVDVQPSPNKGSITTVRYYDGSSLIASTRAPYHFAWTTARRGRHTIRAVAVDEHGSETSVETQVLINDPTSPIDLANEVDRYNFTFDTLGVNARDSMPLGNGDLSLNVWTYPNGDVGLLIGKLDAFAQTGDGEGPNSCFSLRKIGQVRISLEPSIFKQAAGAGTYKQTLVLSEAAIYIGDGENQVKVWVDKNRAVIHTELFATREVVMTVKNDSWRTHEVKGEHHADIVLPDHPNQLIWCYHDPRTTTSYRGESEGDLIQQNLPGAESIPRYTTVTFGALVEGDGLTSVDATTLRSQPVTRSRADINVLRYSQEKKATPDKWLPLIQAQAETNKALEIETAWKAHLDWWHGYWDRSQLLITEGEEAWRITSFYLHQRFLYACQTGTLEETWRIPFNGGIFNVDFQDVELPEAYHPVGVGVYPKDPSLRMTADFRYWGASDRSQNTRHTYNPMLLTGDYDQARAWYQWPAITSQAWKQTTKKYTSLENCFTIAGIASWEATRKEHFIQRGEEWRTRIVPEAVGLERGAAYRYTTDVADEYLPYMIDYYELTKDEFFLANSLVPYAEGLFRFFEQFYPRDDHGKIVLWPCLQSEVYVRFYDDGYVPINPIAGVALMHTQLPRLIALSGLPGVKEEAVELWKRVLNDAPSMPTGVRRNNEQGLLPYADPYDNESTKTQGADRATLYAIWPYRAYMFREAGTSEQDYQLALNTLHLDDNGSEGWHYADYCAAILGLAERAKQGVLSRVNEGRNGQTKVYFRFPPFQYSAEPDYVPNMESGGIVESTLQYMLWNWKGNSIYLCPAWPKDWNCKFKFQAPGNTVVQGHITNGEVILEHVVPESRRRDIVICELQ is encoded by the coding sequence ATGCCCCATTCACCCCTATCATTTCTACCCCTCAAAGCTTCTTACAATATTGGCGCCTGCATTCCCTTGCAAGTGGACGTTCAGCCGTCCCCCAACAAAGGCTCAATCACAACCGTGCGCTATTATGACGGCTCATCTTTGATCGCAAGTACCAGAGCGCCTTATCACTTCGCATGGACGACCGCGAGGCGGGGAAGACATACCATCCGCGCAGTCGCGGTCGACGAACATGGCTCAGAAACCTCGGTCGAGACTCAGGTGCTAATCAACGACCCGACCTCGCCGATTGATTTGGCCAATGAGGTCGATCGATATAATTTCACCTTCGATACGCTTGGCGTCAATGCCCGCGACTCCATGCCGCTAGGCAATGGCGATCTCTCCCTAAATGTCTGGACGTATCCGAACGGCGACGTGGGTCTCCTCATTGGCAAGTTAGACGCTTTTGCACAGACTGGCGACGGCGAGGGGCCGAACAGCTGTTTCAGTCTAAGAAAAATCGGACAAGTACGCATCAGCTTGGAGCCATCCATTTTCAAGCAGGCCGCTGGCGCGGGCACCTACAAACAAACGCTGGTCCTGAGCGAAGCTGCCATCTACATCGGGGACGGAGAGAACCAAGTCAAAGTGTGGGTCGATAAGAATCGCGCAGTCATTCATACTGAATTATTCGCGACTCGGGAAGTCGTCATGACCGTCAAGAACGACTCATGGAGAACACATGAGGTCAAAGGCGAACACCATGCCGACATCGTTCTTCCGGATCATCCAAATCAACTCATCTGGTGCTACCACGATCCGCGAACGACCACCTCATACCGCGGCGAATCCGAAGGAGACCTGATCCAGCAGAACCTTCCTGGTGCAGAGTCCATCCCACGTTACACAACAGTCACTTTTGGTGCCTTGGTCGAAGGCGACGGATTGACCTCTGTCGATGCCACAACCTTGCGCTCGCAGCCGGTGACTCGTAGCCGGGCAGATATCAACGTGCTGCGATACTCGCAGGAAAAGAAGGCGACACCAGACAAATGGCTTCCACTCATCCAAGCGCAGGCCGAGACAAACAAAGCGCTAGAGATCGAAACCGCCTGGAAGGCACATCTCGATTGGTGGCACGGCTATTGGGACAGGAGCCAGCTCCTCATCACCGAGGGTGAAGAAGCCTGGAGGATTACCAGCTTTTACCTCCATCAACGCTTTCTCTATGCCTGCCAGACTGGCACACTGGAAGAGACTTGGCGCATCCCTTTTAACGGAGGGATCTTCAACGTTGATTTTCAAGACGTGGAATTGCCAGAGGCATACCATCCGGTTGGTGTTGGCGTCTATCCCAAAGACCCTTCCCTCAGAATGACGGCAGACTTCCGCTACTGGGGCGCCTCGGATCGGTCGCAGAACACACGCCACACTTACAATCCAATGTTGTTAACCGGCGACTACGACCAGGCGCGTGCTTGGTATCAGTGGCCCGCAATCACCTCTCAAGCGTGGAAACAAACAACGAAAAAATACACCAGCCTAGAGAACTGCTTTACCATCGCAGGCATCGCATCGTGGGAGGCCACCCGTAAAGAACACTTTATTCAACGTGGCGAAGAATGGCGCACCCGCATTGTTCCAGAGGCCGTGGGGCTCGAACGAGGCGCCGCTTATCGCTACACTACTGACGTAGCCGACGAATATTTACCATACATGATCGACTACTACGAGCTAACAAAGGACGAGTTTTTTCTAGCAAACTCACTCGTGCCGTATGCCGAAGGTCTATTCCGCTTCTTTGAGCAATTTTATCCCCGCGACGACCACGGCAAAATAGTGCTATGGCCCTGCCTGCAGTCTGAAGTTTACGTACGATTCTATGACGACGGCTACGTGCCGATCAATCCGATTGCAGGTGTCGCACTCATGCATACACAACTGCCACGACTGATTGCGCTGTCCGGTCTACCAGGCGTTAAGGAGGAAGCCGTTGAATTGTGGAAGCGCGTGCTCAACGATGCGCCCTCGATGCCAACAGGTGTGCGACGCAATAACGAACAGGGGCTACTCCCCTACGCAGATCCCTATGACAACGAGTCTACAAAGACCCAAGGTGCCGATCGGGCCACACTGTATGCGATTTGGCCTTACCGGGCCTACATGTTCCGGGAAGCAGGCACATCGGAACAAGATTATCAACTCGCGCTCAATACGCTTCACCTCGACGACAACGGCAGCGAAGGTTGGCACTACGCCGACTATTGCGCAGCAATTCTCGGCCTCGCCGAGCGCGCCAAACAGGGCGTGTTGAGCCGGGTGAACGAAGGGCGCAACGGCCAGACAAAGGTATACTTCCGCTTTCCGCCGTTTCAATACAGTGCGGAGCCTGACTACGTCCCGAATATGGAGTCGGGAGGCATCGTAGAATCCACGCTGCAATACATGCTTTGGAACTGGAAAGGAAACAGCATCTACCTCTGCCCCGCGTGGCCCAAGGACTGGAACTGTAAATTTAAATTCCAAGCCCCGGGCAACACCGTCGTGCAAGGTCATATCACCAACGGAGAAGTAATACTCGAGCATGTGGTCCCCGAATCTCGCCGCCGTGATATTGTGATCTGCGAATTGCAGTAA
- a CDS encoding efflux RND transporter permease subunit, translating to MPSDYIVAKLVMPEGTPVELTTRAIEQMNDGLNQLIEEVKEEGHGEPFDNVVITIGGQPFEGNGDPINASGSGTGTHIAEIAVELVKREDLPGGGNIESLSAPNLANRWRDMIGPVAGVKELSFNANAAGAAGMPIDIQLSGRDFDSLQAVSEAIKAKLATYEGLFDIKDNYSSGKREIKLDIHPSAEPLGLRQSDLGRQVRAAFYGVEAQRIQRGRDDIKVMVRYPLDERQSVENLEDLRIRTFDGHEVPFDEVADFKITDGFSSITRVDRRRVINITADADKNIADLGLIKADLKGKQELDGFLSSLMKDYPGVSWTFEGEAREQADIFASLQQMTLIALFIIYALLAIPLKSYIQPVIVMIVIPFGLIGAIGGHIIMGQPMSILSVLGFVALAGVVVNDSLVLVDFINQERAQGMPLRKAIEEAGALRFRPIILTSLTTFAGLLPVLFETSLQAQFLIPMAISLSFGVLFATFITLLLVPAFYSILEDLREKFIPAETSPSK from the coding sequence GTGCCCTCGGACTACATCGTCGCCAAACTCGTAATGCCCGAAGGCACCCCAGTCGAACTCACCACCCGCGCGATTGAACAAATGAATGACGGGCTCAATCAGTTGATCGAAGAGGTCAAAGAAGAAGGCCACGGCGAGCCCTTTGACAACGTCGTCATCACCATCGGTGGGCAACCCTTTGAAGGCAATGGAGACCCCATAAATGCCAGTGGCAGCGGCACCGGCACCCACATCGCCGAGATTGCAGTGGAACTGGTCAAACGCGAAGACTTGCCCGGCGGCGGCAATATCGAATCACTCTCCGCGCCCAATCTCGCGAATCGCTGGCGCGATATGATCGGCCCGGTAGCCGGCGTGAAAGAGCTCTCCTTCAATGCCAATGCAGCCGGTGCGGCCGGCATGCCGATCGACATACAACTCTCCGGCCGCGATTTCGACAGCCTGCAAGCCGTCTCCGAAGCGATCAAAGCGAAACTCGCCACCTACGAAGGGCTCTTCGACATCAAAGACAACTACAGCAGCGGCAAACGAGAAATCAAACTCGACATCCACCCCAGCGCCGAACCCCTCGGGCTGCGCCAATCCGATCTAGGTCGCCAAGTGCGCGCCGCCTTCTACGGCGTCGAAGCCCAACGCATTCAACGCGGTCGTGACGACATCAAGGTCATGGTGCGCTATCCACTCGACGAACGACAGTCCGTCGAGAACCTCGAAGACCTACGCATCCGCACCTTCGACGGGCACGAGGTCCCCTTCGATGAAGTCGCCGATTTCAAAATCACCGACGGCTTTTCTTCCATCACCCGCGTCGACCGCCGACGCGTGATCAACATCACCGCCGACGCCGACAAAAACATCGCCGACCTCGGCCTCATCAAGGCCGACCTCAAAGGGAAGCAAGAGCTGGACGGCTTTCTCAGCAGCCTGATGAAAGACTATCCCGGCGTGTCCTGGACCTTCGAGGGAGAAGCCCGCGAACAAGCCGACATCTTTGCCAGCCTACAACAAATGACGCTAATCGCGCTCTTCATCATCTACGCCCTACTCGCGATCCCACTCAAATCGTATATTCAGCCGGTCATCGTGATGATCGTCATCCCCTTCGGCCTGATCGGAGCCATCGGCGGCCACATCATCATGGGACAGCCCATGAGCATCCTGTCCGTACTCGGCTTCGTCGCACTTGCCGGTGTGGTGGTCAATGACAGCCTGGTGCTGGTCGATTTCATCAATCAAGAACGTGCCCAAGGCATGCCTCTGCGCAAAGCCATCGAAGAAGCCGGCGCCTTACGCTTCCGCCCAATCATCCTCACTTCACTCACCACCTTCGCCGGCCTCTTGCCAGTGCTATTTGAGACCAGCCTACAAGCGCAATTCCTCATTCCCATGGCCATCTCCCTCAGCTTCGGCGTGCTCTTTGCCACCTTCATCACCCTGCTCTTAGTCCCCGCATTTTACTCGATCTTAGAAGACCTTCGCGAAAAGTTTATCCCCGCAGAGACCTCCCCCAGTAAGTAA
- a CDS encoding efflux RND transporter permease subunit — protein sequence MIRWFTQNGVAANLLAGIIIVAGLFTAMSIKLELFPELDLDMVSVAVPYPGAAPEEVESGIIELIEDRIQDVDGVKKITATAGEGYGSVLVEVERGYDATEVSDKIKVRVDAIDNFPEEAEEPQVEELLLRNEVISLAVYGDADVKTLKELAEYIRDELNVRERITQVDIKGVAEFEISINVSEIALRQYGLTFDDVVQAIRNTSVDIPGGSIKSRGGEILLRTTGKAYTGAGFEDMPVITRADGSVVRVRDLASVEDGFVDDPLITEFNGQRAVLLRIYAVGDESALDVSGRVQSFAQTIDADLPAGIQVEAFRDFTYYLKGRLQMLIENGLYGLLLVLLILTLFLRPSLAFFVMLGIPISFLGSMLFLPMLGISINLASLFGFILVLGIVVDDAIIVGESVFTQFQKHGGPGVEASVAGTKRVSIPVTFAVLTTIVAFLPILTIPGFLGKFFYPIPVVVIATLIWSLIESKLVLPYHLTLCNVGGGSRGEINWLQRQQRKVADGLERFIEHRYRPVMKRAIQFRYATVAAFVGTLMIMFGMLAGKHLPFVFFPPCPRTTSSPNS from the coding sequence ATGATTCGTTGGTTCACACAAAACGGCGTCGCCGCCAATCTGCTCGCAGGCATTATCATTGTCGCAGGCCTCTTCACGGCGATGAGTATCAAGCTGGAGCTATTTCCTGAGCTAGACCTCGACATGGTCAGCGTTGCCGTGCCCTACCCCGGCGCCGCCCCGGAGGAAGTGGAAAGCGGCATTATCGAGCTGATCGAAGACCGCATCCAAGACGTCGACGGCGTCAAAAAAATAACTGCCACCGCCGGCGAAGGCTATGGCTCGGTATTGGTCGAAGTCGAACGCGGCTACGACGCCACCGAAGTCAGCGACAAAATCAAAGTGCGCGTCGATGCCATCGATAACTTCCCGGAAGAAGCGGAAGAACCGCAGGTGGAAGAACTGCTCCTTCGCAATGAAGTGATCTCACTCGCAGTTTATGGCGATGCGGATGTCAAAACGCTCAAAGAACTGGCCGAGTATATTCGCGATGAGCTCAACGTCCGCGAGCGCATCACACAAGTAGACATCAAAGGCGTCGCTGAATTTGAGATTTCAATCAACGTATCTGAAATCGCACTACGCCAATACGGCCTCACTTTCGACGACGTGGTGCAAGCCATCCGCAATACATCCGTCGACATCCCCGGCGGCTCGATCAAATCCCGCGGGGGCGAAATTCTCTTACGCACCACAGGCAAAGCCTACACCGGCGCGGGCTTCGAAGATATGCCTGTCATCACTCGCGCCGATGGCAGTGTCGTGCGCGTGCGCGACCTCGCCAGCGTGGAGGACGGCTTCGTGGACGATCCCCTCATCACTGAATTCAATGGTCAACGCGCGGTGCTACTGCGCATCTATGCCGTGGGCGACGAGAGCGCACTGGATGTATCCGGACGCGTGCAAAGTTTCGCCCAAACGATCGATGCCGACCTGCCAGCCGGCATTCAAGTCGAAGCCTTTCGCGACTTCACCTACTACCTCAAAGGACGCCTGCAGATGCTAATCGAGAACGGCCTCTACGGCCTGCTCTTGGTGCTGCTGATCCTGACGCTCTTCCTACGTCCCTCACTCGCTTTCTTCGTGATGCTGGGCATCCCGATTTCCTTTCTCGGTTCGATGCTCTTCCTGCCGATGTTGGGCATCAGTATCAATCTGGCCTCGCTCTTCGGCTTCATACTGGTGCTCGGCATCGTGGTGGACGACGCGATCATCGTGGGCGAGAGTGTGTTTACTCAATTTCAAAAACACGGCGGCCCCGGTGTGGAAGCCTCTGTCGCCGGCACCAAGCGCGTTTCGATTCCGGTCACCTTTGCGGTGCTCACCACCATCGTGGCTTTTCTGCCCATCCTCACCATCCCGGGTTTTCTAGGTAAATTCTTTTACCCGATCCCAGTGGTGGTGATCGCGACTTTGATCTGGTCCTTAATCGAGTCAAAACTAGTGCTCCCCTACCACCTCACGCTGTGCAACGTAGGCGGCGGCAGTCGTGGAGAAATTAACTGGCTACAACGACAACAGCGCAAAGTAGCCGACGGCTTGGAACGCTTCATCGAGCATCGCTATCGACCGGTAATGAAACGCGCGATACAGTTTCGCTACGCCACGGTGGCCGCCTTTGTCGGCACACTTATGATCATGTTCGGCATGCTGGCGGGCAAGCACCTGCCCTTTGTCTTCTTTCCCCCGTGCCCTCGGACTACATCGTCGCCAAACTCGTAA
- a CDS encoding efflux RND transporter periplasmic adaptor subunit, which yields MKVLLPILILLSAGGITAALVILQPEAAEVTPERPVTNVEVITVQPQSVQLTVKSQGTLLPTTETDLIAEVSGRIIEMAELFNVGNRFRKGELLIKIDPADYEAAAANAAADLANAQLALAQEEAQAQQAAADWKALGEGAASDLTLRKPQLAQAQARIASAEANLKRAQRDLERTQITAPYDGIVLTKQADLGQYITANPGNPLGRIYSTQSAEVRLPITEQEASLLDQRSKRQRFVTLTQNKNGNELQWKAPLIRIEDNVDPTSRLLYAVARINAPFDSKPEQPALRRGTFLHAEIEGRGLSDAYKIPRYALRGSNTVYILTEANTLITRTVQIIQSDAEEVVITAGLAPGERVATSPIAYYVEGMPVEVIAD from the coding sequence ATGAAAGTCCTCCTTCCCATACTCATTCTACTGTCCGCCGGCGGCATCACGGCAGCACTGGTGATCTTACAGCCCGAGGCGGCAGAGGTCACACCTGAGCGCCCGGTCACCAATGTCGAAGTGATTACGGTGCAGCCTCAATCGGTGCAACTCACAGTCAAGAGCCAAGGCACGCTGCTACCGACCACCGAAACCGATCTCATCGCCGAGGTCAGTGGCCGCATCATCGAAATGGCGGAGCTGTTCAATGTCGGTAATCGCTTTCGCAAAGGCGAGCTGCTCATCAAAATCGATCCCGCCGACTACGAGGCCGCAGCCGCCAATGCTGCCGCCGACTTAGCCAACGCACAATTAGCACTGGCACAGGAAGAAGCCCAGGCCCAACAAGCGGCCGCCGATTGGAAAGCTCTCGGTGAGGGCGCAGCCAGCGATCTCACTCTGCGCAAGCCTCAACTCGCTCAAGCGCAAGCGCGCATCGCCAGCGCCGAAGCAAATCTGAAACGCGCTCAACGCGATTTGGAGCGCACCCAAATCACCGCGCCCTACGATGGAATTGTGCTGACGAAACAAGCCGACCTGGGACAATATATCACCGCCAACCCCGGCAATCCGCTCGGTCGCATCTACTCAACTCAAAGTGCAGAGGTGCGCCTACCGATCACCGAACAAGAAGCCTCCCTGCTCGATCAGCGCAGTAAACGACAACGCTTTGTCACGCTCACGCAAAATAAAAATGGCAACGAGCTACAGTGGAAAGCGCCCCTCATTCGTATCGAAGACAATGTCGATCCGACCAGCCGCCTGCTCTATGCAGTGGCTCGAATCAATGCGCCCTTTGACTCCAAGCCCGAGCAGCCAGCGCTACGACGCGGCACCTTTCTCCACGCAGAGATCGAAGGCCGCGGCCTGAGCGATGCCTACAAAATACCGCGTTACGCCCTGCGTGGCTCCAATACCGTCTACATCCTCACAGAGGCAAACACCCTCATCACACGCACCGTGCAAATCATTCAAAGCGATGCCGAAGAAGTCGTCATCACCGCCGGCCTCGCCCCCGGCGAGCGAGTCGCCACCAGCCCGATCGCCTACTACGTCGAAGGCATGCCCGTAGAGGTGATAGCGGATTAA
- a CDS encoding TolC family protein — translation MKIPLSKYKNRLGPPPTNSPAPNGPRYGRTLLKYSARLLPCLLLAACASSPERSRAPEITLPDTWGRKVSDTTPTAWLKDFNSPQLEALVTEAMRHNPGLEATAARFAQSIAEARIAGADRMPQAGLGLNGTRQQISTFGPSSTGGVIFENYELALNLSWELDLWGRLRDRSSAARARAESSQAELHAARLSLAAQTTKAWLNVIEAQQQLALAQRTAQAYRNNQEALESRFKRGLTEGFDLRRIRTQAASAEADSATRQRALDQATRNLEVVLGRYPSGQFETLPNFPALPASVPAGLPAELLQRRPDLIAAERQLAAAEREQRAAQKERLPQISLTASGGSSSQEFENLLDGDFSVWSLAGNLTQPLFQGGRILANIDRTASLREQAAANYRDSALRAFFEVESTLAAEQYLRREQSKLALAAEEAAATETLAWERYRNGTGDFLSALDAQRTADSARSRQLGVSNLLLQNRIDLYLALGGEFADQPSAHTYDKNVGARLVTPAENKLAHRGRDKSRPYYL, via the coding sequence ATGAAAATTCCACTTTCTAAGTATAAGAACCGCTTGGGGCCTCCCCCCACCAACAGCCCTGCCCCAAACGGGCCCCGGTATGGCCGTACTTTATTAAAATACAGCGCACGACTTTTACCCTGTTTACTGCTCGCCGCCTGTGCCAGCTCGCCGGAACGCAGTCGTGCGCCCGAAATCACCCTCCCAGACACATGGGGCCGCAAGGTCTCCGACACCACGCCCACCGCATGGCTAAAAGACTTTAATTCGCCGCAACTGGAAGCGCTGGTCACCGAGGCCATGCGCCACAATCCGGGCCTGGAAGCCACTGCCGCGCGCTTCGCCCAATCCATCGCCGAGGCTCGCATCGCAGGTGCCGACCGAATGCCCCAGGCGGGACTCGGACTCAATGGCACACGGCAGCAGATCAGCACCTTCGGCCCGAGTTCGACCGGTGGTGTTATTTTTGAAAACTACGAGCTCGCGCTCAACCTCAGTTGGGAGCTCGACCTATGGGGCCGCCTGCGTGATCGCAGCTCGGCCGCACGAGCACGCGCCGAAAGCAGTCAAGCCGAACTGCATGCCGCCCGACTCTCATTGGCTGCCCAAACGACCAAGGCTTGGCTCAATGTAATCGAAGCCCAACAGCAACTCGCCCTGGCCCAACGCACGGCACAGGCCTATCGCAACAATCAAGAAGCACTGGAATCACGCTTCAAACGCGGCCTGACCGAAGGCTTCGACCTGCGCCGTATTCGCACCCAAGCCGCCTCCGCCGAGGCCGATAGTGCCACCCGCCAACGCGCGCTGGATCAGGCCACTCGCAATCTTGAAGTCGTGCTGGGCCGCTACCCGTCCGGCCAATTTGAAACACTCCCGAACTTTCCAGCACTGCCGGCCTCGGTGCCGGCCGGGCTGCCCGCGGAATTACTACAGCGCCGGCCAGACCTGATTGCTGCCGAACGCCAACTCGCTGCTGCCGAGCGCGAGCAACGTGCCGCCCAGAAAGAACGCTTGCCCCAGATCAGTTTGACCGCTTCCGGCGGGAGCTCCTCACAGGAATTTGAAAACTTACTCGATGGCGATTTCAGCGTATGGTCGCTCGCGGGTAACTTAACTCAGCCCCTGTTCCAAGGCGGCCGCATACTGGCCAATATCGACCGCACAGCCTCACTGCGCGAACAAGCCGCCGCCAACTATCGCGACAGCGCCTTACGTGCCTTCTTCGAAGTTGAGAGCACGCTCGCGGCGGAGCAGTATCTGCGCCGCGAACAAAGCAAGCTCGCATTGGCTGCCGAAGAAGCCGCCGCCACCGAAACCCTGGCTTGGGAGCGCTACCGCAACGGCACTGGTGATTTTCTCAGCGCTCTCGACGCCCAACGCACAGCCGACAGCGCTCGCAGCCGTCAGTTGGGCGTATCCAACCTGCTCTTACAAAACCGAATCGATCTCTACCTAGCCCTAGGAGGTGAGTTTGCGGATCAACCCTCCGCTCACACCTACGATAAAAACGTAGGGGCGCGACTTGTCACGCCCGCCGAGAATAAGCTGGCCCACCGCGGGCGTGACAAGTCACGCCCCTACTATTTATGA